The following coding sequences lie in one Silvanigrella aquatica genomic window:
- a CDS encoding AIR synthase related protein gives MFDQTLITNEIKEKAKHFGLNEEELNKFCKQLGRLPSSEELAVCGALWSEHCSYKSSRVHLKRFHTEEPWVIQGPGENAGVIAINKDYGIAFKMESHNHPSYLEPYQGAATGVGGILRDVFCMGANPIVGLNCLRFGEGTWNASLLRDTVRGIGDYGNSVGVPTVSGDISFHHNYSKNILVNAFSAGIVHKDKIFKGILSEASEEEVSLLKQKSAKIIPNIKVTTEVTKEINETLFPENENVLIYFGSATGRDGVHGATMSSSEFSAAGATLKPTVQVGDPFAEKVLLEATLSLIEKKLTVGLQDMGAAGLTSSSVEMAGRSGCGVVIDLNKVPQRASNMQAWEILLSESQERMLCAVAPHNMTAVLSELEKFNISYAVIGKVNHTGLFTCVFDNKIVTATPVPILVEEAPRNEWPLQSREEYLNNHKILKNETAETAWHGEKDTHKPSLSLNILNQNAHKDILNNINLENFVEKYPKFISKLFSHPAHADRSPVYHNYCSTVQGNTVAGCGAMQSAAAGVVRLPQYAQEQDALGNSTRIGIAAAGGCEERWVELNPYEGSAASALKIARKVVATGAVPLAMTDCLNFGSPKSPEVMRQISDAVDGLNLIAKELHIPVVSGNVSLNNQTSGKPIPPTPMLGIVGRIDDIAKVPLDSLPNRYFENADKNSVVLYHVAYGGVFNHSSYEASQTAWLIGGENSNCPIVNIKLEKELWRFILSSITKFTPKMCFPIGHGGMLGSLVSSALKSQCNLEVTSQIWKTSTKELFAEGNMGFIVGFESQESADEFLKQDIKNLIISKVGYLKSIQSSIKMPLCDFNTVHSLYSKSLKRYFETLSCADKETT, from the coding sequence ATGTTTGATCAAACCCTCATTACAAATGAAATTAAAGAAAAAGCAAAACATTTTGGTTTAAATGAAGAAGAACTCAATAAGTTTTGCAAACAACTAGGACGTCTTCCTTCCTCAGAAGAACTCGCTGTATGCGGTGCTCTTTGGAGTGAACACTGTTCCTATAAATCTTCACGTGTGCATTTAAAAAGATTCCACACCGAAGAACCTTGGGTCATTCAAGGACCTGGAGAAAATGCCGGCGTTATCGCTATTAATAAAGATTATGGTATTGCTTTTAAAATGGAATCACACAACCACCCTAGCTACTTGGAACCTTATCAAGGAGCAGCAACAGGAGTGGGTGGTATTTTACGCGATGTGTTCTGCATGGGCGCGAATCCCATTGTCGGCTTAAATTGTTTGCGATTCGGTGAAGGCACATGGAATGCATCATTACTTCGTGACACAGTACGCGGTATTGGTGATTATGGAAATTCTGTAGGAGTTCCTACAGTGAGTGGAGACATCAGTTTTCACCATAATTACAGCAAAAATATTCTTGTTAATGCTTTTAGCGCAGGAATAGTTCATAAAGACAAAATATTTAAAGGCATACTTTCCGAAGCTAGCGAAGAAGAAGTAAGCCTATTAAAACAAAAATCTGCAAAAATTATTCCAAATATTAAAGTAACAACAGAAGTAACTAAAGAAATAAATGAAACTCTCTTTCCAGAAAATGAAAATGTTTTAATTTATTTTGGTTCGGCAACAGGACGCGATGGAGTTCATGGCGCGACTATGAGCAGTTCCGAATTTTCCGCAGCCGGAGCTACATTAAAACCCACAGTTCAAGTGGGCGACCCTTTTGCGGAAAAAGTCTTACTGGAAGCGACTTTGTCTTTAATTGAAAAGAAACTAACCGTGGGTCTGCAAGACATGGGTGCCGCTGGACTCACATCAAGTTCTGTTGAAATGGCGGGACGCTCTGGTTGTGGTGTTGTTATCGATCTCAACAAAGTACCGCAACGCGCCAGCAACATGCAAGCTTGGGAAATTTTATTGAGTGAATCTCAAGAGCGCATGCTCTGTGCGGTAGCACCTCATAACATGACAGCTGTTCTTTCAGAACTTGAAAAATTCAATATTTCTTACGCAGTTATTGGTAAAGTCAACCACACCGGTTTATTTACCTGTGTATTTGATAATAAAATTGTTACGGCAACTCCTGTTCCTATTTTAGTTGAAGAAGCGCCTCGTAATGAATGGCCTCTGCAAAGTAGAGAAGAGTATTTAAATAATCATAAAATACTTAAAAATGAGACTGCTGAAACCGCTTGGCATGGCGAAAAAGACACTCATAAACCTTCTTTATCTTTAAATATTTTAAATCAAAATGCGCATAAAGATATTTTAAATAATATCAATCTTGAAAATTTTGTTGAAAAATATCCTAAATTTATTTCTAAATTATTTTCTCATCCAGCACATGCTGATCGCTCCCCTGTTTACCATAATTACTGTTCTACAGTGCAAGGTAACACCGTAGCAGGATGTGGCGCTATGCAATCGGCAGCAGCGGGCGTGGTTAGACTGCCTCAATATGCCCAAGAACAAGATGCTTTGGGAAATTCAACACGCATTGGCATTGCGGCTGCAGGCGGATGTGAAGAACGCTGGGTTGAACTCAACCCTTATGAAGGTTCTGCCGCTTCTGCTCTAAAAATAGCACGCAAAGTTGTAGCAACAGGTGCCGTTCCTCTTGCTATGACGGATTGCCTTAACTTTGGCAGTCCAAAATCTCCTGAGGTCATGCGCCAAATCTCCGATGCCGTAGACGGTCTGAACCTTATTGCCAAAGAACTTCATATTCCTGTGGTCAGCGGCAATGTGAGTTTAAATAATCAAACATCGGGTAAACCCATCCCCCCTACACCTATGCTTGGCATTGTAGGACGCATCGATGATATTGCTAAAGTTCCATTAGATTCCTTACCAAATCGCTACTTTGAAAATGCAGATAAAAATTCTGTGGTACTTTATCATGTTGCCTATGGAGGTGTCTTTAATCACTCAAGCTATGAAGCATCACAAACAGCATGGTTAATCGGTGGTGAAAATTCAAACTGCCCTATAGTGAATATAAAACTTGAAAAAGAATTATGGCGATTTATTCTTTCCTCTATTACAAAATTCACACCTAAAATGTGCTTTCCTATTGGTCATGGTGGTATGTTAGGCTCCTTAGTTTCGAGCGCCTTAAAATCACAATGCAACTTAGAAGTCACAAGTCAAATTTGGAAAACTTCTACAAAAGAACTTTTTGCAGAAGGTAACATGGGATTTATTGTGGGATTTGAATCCCAAG
- a CDS encoding phosphoribosylformylglycinamidine synthase subunit PurQ has protein sequence MKKKTLIPVFPGTNCEKESLLWISNNLETEAEFLDLEKHGSLTASEIDAIFVPGGFSFGDYLRAGAIASRTKEMAFVKEKSKENIPILGICNGFQILCESGLLPGALVKNITRQHHHFPVSIRIDSKFMDECNPNHNCVWIPKFKGNTLKNIEKIYANETLIPMSCGMGNWLPPLDENEKEIAENNAVVYYNRNENGSYKSIAGVTNKSGLIFGMMPHPERASDIYLGSDEGLFFLLGISQSRNIKIKNGSSLEQFTKKLIRE, from the coding sequence ATGAAGAAAAAAACCCTAATACCGGTTTTTCCTGGAACAAATTGCGAAAAGGAATCCTTGTTGTGGATTTCCAATAATCTTGAAACCGAAGCTGAATTCCTCGATTTGGAAAAGCACGGTTCGCTTACAGCAAGTGAAATCGATGCTATTTTCGTTCCTGGGGGATTCAGTTTTGGGGACTATCTGAGGGCGGGAGCCATTGCCTCGCGCACAAAAGAAATGGCTTTTGTAAAAGAAAAGTCTAAAGAAAATATTCCTATCTTAGGCATTTGTAACGGGTTTCAAATTTTATGCGAAAGCGGGCTTTTACCCGGTGCTTTAGTAAAAAATATCACACGTCAACATCATCATTTTCCCGTTTCGATAAGAATAGATTCCAAATTTATGGATGAATGTAACCCAAATCACAATTGTGTTTGGATTCCTAAATTTAAGGGAAATACTCTTAAAAATATTGAAAAAATCTATGCAAATGAAACATTAATACCCATGTCCTGCGGCATGGGGAACTGGCTTCCTCCTTTAGACGAAAATGAAAAAGAAATTGCGGAAAATAACGCTGTAGTTTATTACAACCGCAATGAAAATGGCAGTTATAAATCCATTGCTGGGGTCACAAATAAATCCGGTTTAATATTTGGTATGATGCCACACCCTGAACGCGCTTCCGATATTTATCTTGGCAGCGACGAAGGATTATTTTTCTTACTTGGTATTTCCCAATCTCGAAATATAAAAATTAAAAATGGCAGCTCGCTTGAACAATTCACAAAGAAATTAATCCGGGAGTGA
- the purB gene encoding adenylosuccinate lyase: protein MIERYSRPEMKAIWTEDAKYASWAEVEKAHLSALVDSGEAPKEVLNVFDSALGSKTPSHYLNREQETGHDVIAFVSEVGDAMGDKGHFLHKGLTSSDVLDTSLSLRTRKSLEILSNTLQKLRENLAVRAFEHAQTPCIGRTHGIHAEPMSFGQVLTSHFAEFQRAHLEILQAQKTMSFGKLSGAVGTYSQFSPQFELAVLNKLNLEPEAVATQVIPRDRLVSVAAAILSATNAVDRFATNLRHWARTELGEVLEPFGKKQKGSSAMPHKKNPILAENLCGLTRTIRGYASMLCENVALWHERDISHSSVERFALPDIFVTTDFILSRCASLIEGMQIRPEAMQANLWKTGGLWASQSVLTALVSSGMNRTAAYELVQSIALQISAKVATSHVNQKQFLEDLLANKKVCEIVGVHTISALFETDRYLNSAQVTFKRVYGITPEEFVRKKSEHVNIKVPALQRVIKVTVELLPDVLDTEAKTIANDIRISGNDVMSMRQQKCFFIRMPGNSKPDNIKKYAGEVLHNPVIEQYKVEVVQ from the coding sequence ATGATTGAACGTTATTCTCGCCCAGAAATGAAGGCTATCTGGACCGAAGACGCAAAATACGCGTCGTGGGCCGAGGTTGAAAAAGCACATCTTTCAGCGCTTGTAGATTCCGGGGAAGCCCCCAAAGAAGTTCTTAACGTTTTTGACTCCGCTTTGGGCAGCAAGACTCCTTCCCACTACCTTAACCGGGAACAGGAAACGGGCCACGATGTCATTGCTTTTGTCTCAGAAGTGGGAGATGCCATGGGAGACAAAGGACATTTCCTCCACAAAGGACTCACCAGCTCCGACGTTCTCGACACCAGCCTTTCCCTTCGCACACGCAAATCCCTCGAAATACTTTCAAATACACTTCAAAAACTTAGAGAAAACTTAGCTGTTCGTGCGTTTGAACACGCGCAAACCCCTTGCATTGGCCGCACTCACGGCATTCATGCCGAACCCATGTCCTTTGGCCAGGTTCTCACCAGTCATTTTGCTGAATTTCAAAGAGCGCACCTTGAAATCTTACAAGCCCAAAAAACCATGTCCTTTGGAAAATTATCAGGAGCTGTAGGCACTTACTCGCAATTTTCACCTCAATTTGAACTTGCCGTGTTAAACAAACTGAATTTAGAACCCGAAGCTGTGGCAACACAAGTCATTCCACGGGATCGCCTCGTGTCCGTGGCGGCAGCTATTTTATCGGCAACCAACGCCGTCGATCGCTTTGCCACAAATCTCCGCCATTGGGCACGCACAGAGCTGGGCGAAGTTTTAGAACCTTTTGGCAAAAAGCAAAAAGGCAGCTCTGCCATGCCGCATAAGAAAAATCCAATTTTAGCGGAAAATTTATGTGGACTAACGCGCACCATTCGTGGTTATGCATCTATGCTTTGTGAAAATGTTGCTTTATGGCATGAACGGGATATTTCTCACAGCAGCGTAGAGCGTTTTGCTCTCCCCGATATCTTTGTCACTACCGATTTTATCCTTTCGCGCTGCGCTTCTCTCATTGAAGGAATGCAAATCCGCCCCGAAGCTATGCAGGCAAATCTTTGGAAAACCGGTGGACTTTGGGCAAGCCAAAGCGTTTTAACCGCACTTGTCTCAAGTGGCATGAACCGCACTGCGGCCTATGAATTGGTCCAATCCATTGCGCTGCAAATATCTGCCAAGGTTGCTACAAGTCATGTCAATCAAAAGCAGTTTTTAGAAGATCTTTTAGCTAACAAAAAAGTCTGTGAAATTGTAGGCGTTCATACCATATCTGCTCTTTTTGAAACAGATCGGTATCTTAACTCTGCACAAGTCACATTTAAACGAGTGTATGGCATCACCCCAGAAGAATTTGTTCGTAAAAAATCCGAACATGTGAATATAAAAGTCCCCGCACTTCAAAGAGTTATTAAAGTAACTGTAGAACTTCTTCCCGATGTCCTTGACACTGAGGCAAAAACAATAGCAAACGATATCAGGATATCTGGCAATGACGTCATGAGCATGCGCCAGCAAAAGTGCTTTTTTATCCGTATGCCTGGTAATTCTAAACCAGACAATATCAAGAAATATGCTGGCGAGGTTTTGCACAACCCTGTCATAGAGCAGTATAAGGTTGAGGTCGTCCAATGA
- a CDS encoding ZIP family metal transporter — MLSQSHSFLTLASIGAAVTFFASCVGAIPVFFIKNISNKIRDILMGISAGVMLGAVCFSLINPAILLLEHQFTDKLFIAAYLSLFILLGSFGISYLNKKIPHEHFLKGKEGGEAKSLKRIWLFILAITIHNFPEGLAVGVGMGSGTEQIALPIIIGIALQDIPEGLVVALCLKSYGFSNKYAINATLIAGLAESFGALLGCLSTVFSHAMLPGGLSLAAGAMLYVICGEMIPELHKEGHESQATAGFIFGFILMLFLDVGLSW, encoded by the coding sequence GTGCTTTCTCAATCTCACTCATTTCTAACTCTTGCTTCTATTGGTGCCGCTGTTACTTTTTTTGCATCCTGCGTGGGAGCCATCCCTGTTTTTTTTATTAAAAATATTTCTAATAAGATTAGAGATATTTTAATGGGCATAAGCGCAGGAGTTATGTTAGGTGCCGTTTGTTTTTCTCTCATAAATCCTGCCATTTTATTATTGGAACATCAATTTACAGATAAATTATTTATTGCCGCTTATTTATCTTTGTTTATTTTGCTGGGCAGTTTTGGAATTAGTTATTTAAATAAAAAAATCCCCCATGAACATTTTTTAAAAGGCAAAGAAGGCGGAGAAGCAAAATCACTCAAGCGCATTTGGCTTTTTATTCTCGCCATTACCATTCACAACTTTCCTGAAGGCTTGGCCGTTGGTGTAGGTATGGGAAGCGGCACAGAACAAATCGCATTGCCCATTATCATTGGAATTGCTTTACAAGACATTCCTGAAGGACTTGTTGTTGCCCTGTGTTTAAAATCATACGGATTTTCTAATAAGTATGCCATCAATGCCACTCTCATTGCAGGTCTAGCCGAATCATTTGGCGCGTTATTAGGATGCCTTTCCACAGTATTTTCCCACGCCATGCTGCCAGGAGGACTATCACTCGCTGCAGGAGCCATGCTTTACGTTATTTGTGGTGAAATGATACCCGAACTCCACAAAGAGGGTCATGAATCCCAAGCTACGGCAGGGTTTATTTTTGGCTTTATTTTAATGCTCTTCCTCGACGTCGGATTAAGCTGGTAA